Genomic window (Capricornis sumatraensis isolate serow.1 chromosome 1, serow.2, whole genome shotgun sequence):
tcagacacaactgaaagactgacactttcactttcattctatgCACCTGGAAATTAGCATAAATACCAGAAATGCTACTAGCActggcaataaaatggaaaagctgCTTCCTTAGGGACCATTTCCCCCTAGAGCTAATTATCTGAATAGGGTAATACCTGACCAGAATCATCCAACTCTTGTAGCTTCATACTGCTGAATAGCAATTCCGATAAATGACCATCGACAACAATAATTCTAGCTACCTGTTAcggttgttgtgaaaattaaataaattaaaatgtgtaaaaaGTGCTTAAAATAGCATCTGGCTCATAAAAAGCAATTTATTGATCCTATTGTGATTATGATGGTTATCATAATATCCCAACATTTCGTGAGTTAACATATAAAAATCCTTGTAAACTATTAGGGAATGACAAATGTTAAGTGTTAGCTGAGCCccaaggcttgcaggatcttaagttccctgaccaggaatcaaacccaggccccggCAATGAAAATACCAAGTTATAACCAGTGGATCATCAAGAAATTCCCAACACTTAACTTAAAtctattatcagaaaaaaatcttgaaagcatcTAGTTAAAAATTCAACCTACTCCATTCACACTTTCTCCTAAAGCAGCTAACACCTGGACCTAGAGTATACTTatttcatactaagtgaagtcagttagACAGAAAGACATATCAATgattgcttacatgtggaatttaaaaaaaaaaaaaaaagtacaaatgaatctattcacaaaacagaaattgagccacagatgtagagaacaaacttagagCTTGTTaagggaaggggggagggataaactgggagactgggattgacatgtacacactgctgctgctgctgctgctgctaagtcacttcagtcatgtccaactctgtgcgaccccatagacggcagcccaccaggctcccccatccctgggattctccaggcaagaacactggagtggattgccatttctttctccaatgcatgaaagtgaaaagtgaaagtgaaatcgctcagtcatgtctgactcttcgcgaccccatggactgcagcgcagcaggctcctccgtccacggaattctccaggcaagagtactggagtagggtgctatcgccttctctatatacacattactatatataaaacaggtaactagaTTCACTTTGTtctacaacagaaactaacacaacactgtaaatcaactatactccaataaaaaattaattttaaaaaatgttttaaaatttattccaaaaaataaaataaaataaaataaaataaaatttattccaccacccacacacaaaaaatcagcTAATACCTACTGAGCAATTTGCTCAGGGCAAGCACTGGCCAACACACTTTCcatggattttaaaatttagattcaaTCTTTCAGACTAAATTGAAAGCAATCATAGGTTCTATTTTAATCCTAGTGTTTTAAATATTGCTAACTGGTGGCTTTACAATATCAACTAGTGGAAGGACAGTATTATGGAGTCAGAAAAACAGGAATGGGTAAGAGCTTTAATCCCAAAAGTTGCATGTGGTGATTCAAAAAATTCACCTCTATTCCGTTTCAACACAAAAGAGCTAGCTAGGCATCTCAAAATTGATTTCAATATAAATGTAACTTCATTCAAAGGCACTAGATGGTCAACTTCATTCAACTAAATTCAATACAGAGATGTGGCGTTCCAACCCCTTGTCCCTCTTCACTATTATTTGTCATTTCTAAGATTCTGAGATTTGCCTAGAATCGTTTAACACCATCAACAGAAATATTTAATCACTTTAAACCAATAAAAACCATCAGAGGAAGATACACCACCAGAATCATTTAAATCCCATTCAAAATGGTTGGGTCAAAATTCCTGAAAACTAATATCCTTTATAGGAGAGACTGTGCTGTTTATCCAGAATACAAACTTCCCTCCTTACTCTAAATTATAGACATAATAGATTTCTGGCTATCCCCTCAAAACTACGTGTCATTCTGCTACACAACCATGAAAAATGATTTTGATCGATAGATACAGACATGGAGATCTCTCTACAATATACTGTTGAATTAAAAAGCAGACTGCAGAATAACAAGTATAATGaattcctttttataaaaatatacacattcaAGGCAggcaaaaaagatgaaaaaaataaataccacaACTAAGACAATAGCCCACTTAGGTCAGTGGCAAAATTTTCAAGTGTTCCTTTACATATTCTGTATCACCttaaaatatacatgtacatCCTATATTGTCTGGCCTTGTTTTCATTAaacaaactttttgttttaaataattggGGAAAACACTGTTTTCAGTTCCCAGTTAGGCGAAAAAAAAACATGCTTGCTTTTGTCTCAAAAAGCCGCACGTCACAATTTCTCCATGTAGAGTCCAAGGAGATAGACAATTTTAGAACAACTTACTACTTGATCACTGACAACCATCGGTATTTCTGTACTTAACTCATCCAGAGAAGCAAAAACGATAGAAcatgctttaaaaacaaacaaacgaatgAACAGCAGAGTACTTAGAGATACCATCAAGAAAAAAGCTGGAAACACCAgcccttttattttctctttttgaaggTGTCTCTTCCCATCCTATGGAAAAGTAATAGATACTTCAACAAAACCTGAGTGTTTCCATAGACCCCAGGGACCTTTAGAGAAACTTCCTGGCTATGCTTGTATCTTTCACAGCAACTTACATGGTGAGGAAATAGAGTGGCTCTGATCTAGACAGAGTCAGTCAGTCAAAATCTTTACATCACATAACCAAAGGTTAGTTTTGTCCTGAAACCTTCTTCAATCAGAGTCACAGAATACTTACATATTTTAGGTTCTGGTCAGATAACTCAAATTTTAATCGACTGCTATATAGATGCTGTCAAAAGCCCACTTGaaattactgaatattttaaagacattaaaGGAAGTTGCTAACTACCTGTTAGTTGGGATTCTCCTCTCTATTACTCTATCGAAATAAGATTCATATAATATtgcaaatgtaaattaaaactttAGTGTTCCACAGGAATTCTTAACAAGATTGCATTTTATACTAGTCTTTGGTTTTCTAATTGGGGATGATAAAGGCATCTCTACGGAATTATCTCCTATGAAAGTAAGATATTATCCACCATGTCATATTTACACAGAGTCACACGTAAATTCCTTTTAGGTTTTATGGCTAGAAAAAGCTTCTTTTACTACTACAGAATAAGAAATATACAACTCTTCCTTCAGTTTCTGTCTTAGTTGCTAGTAAGCTCATAGCTAAATTACAAAACTTTACTTAGTTTTAAGGCTTCTGTTATATCTTCCAGTATTTTATGCGGCTCTTGATCTCTTGTGTATCTAATATACAATCACgctctcactctttttttttttttctatgaaactGCTACATAATCAGGCATAAGACAGCTATTGCCGGGAGTTCCCAGATGGCCGAGTAtcaggattccaggctttcaatGCCTGGgctcagggttcaatccctgctcaggaaactgagatcccacaagccaagtggccaaagcaaaccaaaaaagacAGGTACTGCCAATGCTGAAAATTTTAATCAAGTCACAATTGTGTATAGATGCCTCTGCCACAACAAGTAGTCATAAAGcacttaaatgaaaacaaatgtcagAAGTTTATTAAACTTAATTTTCAAATTAGAAGGTTTAGACAAATGAGGatggcaaaaaaatttttttcatttctggggaagagaataactttaaaatatataggaCTTAGGACTTTcctaatgaaaatattaaaagctttaaaacttaaaagtttGCTTAATCTTACTTAccatgccttttaaaaattaatagggcATTTTAATTGTAACAAAAAAAGACTTACATACCTTATGTAAACAAGTGTCCACTACCCAATTGCACACATTTTCCAGGTCATCAGATACCTCAAGCCTAGATTTAACAAATTCACAGAGCTCCTCATTACTCATAACATCCCAGATCCCATCACAAGCCAAGATGATAAATTCATCCTCTTCTGCTCTTAAAATTTCATAAACCTCAGGCTCTGGAGAAACAAGTTGTTCTGTTGGGCCCTTGCCATCCACACACTTGTAATCATAGTCCCCCAGAGCACGAGACACTGCTAATGAACCATTAACACGCTGTATCATTACGCTGCCTCCTGCATTTTGGATTCGCTCTTTCTCCCTTGGGTTGCAAGGTTTGTGATCTTGGGTAGAAAAGCAGACTTGTCCACTCCTATACAGAACAGCCCGTGAATCGCCACAGTTGATGAAGTAGATGTGCTTAGGTGAAATCATAACTCCCACTGCAGTTGAACCGCTCctgtccatgccatttctgaGGTCTGAAAAGTTACGCATGTATTCATCAATTTTCAAAAAGCCAGTTCTGATACCATTCTTGACATTTTCCACTGAAGGCTCAAGAGCAGATCCTGACTTTCCAGCTGCCCTGAAGTCTTCGTTGTTAGTGATGTGTTCTAATAAGTGTGTTGAGCAGTAATTTGCTACTCGGGATCCGGCATGACCATCATAAACTGCAAAAAACGACCAGTCTTCCAAGCCGTGTGGAATACCTACAACAGCTGTGTGTGCATCTTCCATTTCCACTCTCCATCCTTGCATGCTGCTCAGGCCATAACGTAAACCATTCCCAGCACCATGAGCATTATGTTTCTCAGTTTTGGGTTTGTCCAAAAATGCACCCATGTTTAGTAATAGAtctgaaagggggaaaaaaatgtagatgttacatatttaaaattaggAGTATTTATCAACAATAGTTCATCTATTTTCTAGTTAACTCCTAATCTCAagtgtatttttcattattatcaaaACTTACAGGAACcacaacaaaaagaaaccaagagaACTGCTCCATACAGCCTTCTTCTAGAACACTGGTTTCTCAATCCTTACACACTAGAGTCTCCAGGGGTGGGACCCAGATATGATTATCTTTTTCAAAATGCCTCTCTGGTGATCTGCATGTGCAGCAAGCTGAAAACCACTGTTGTTGGAGAAATGAAAACCAAGAAATAAAAcctggtttttattttaaaattcaatttataaTTTGAGGGTTCAATGTGTAAGACGGAACAATGACAATATTCAAAACTTGGCAACATTTTGCTCAAAGTATGCtaatacattttagaaagatttcCAAAAGTAAGTGTTATAATCAAGTATAGTCCCCCACCAGAGATGTTGCAGACAATCCcccaaattaattaaaacaaaatctcAGTTTGAACAAACATGTGATTCCATCTAGGTTGTACTGCACATCAAACAAAGAACTTTACTTGGACTGACGGAAATCCATTAAcccataaaaacaaatataacttTAATGATGTGCTGAAGAGCATACTACTTAATATTGCAGAGTTTCACAATCCATGAAGTGGCCTTAGGACAGCTTTTACTCAGTGCTTTTacttaataaaaaagtaaaagtgcTTTTACTTTTACCCATGAGAGAACTGTGAAATCCACTACACATCACCATCCTCCCAACTTCACTTTTAGAGTAAAATCTTTTCAATTTTAAAGGGCCTGGACTAGAGCAGTGGGAATGCAAATGCCTTGGTATGTTTTCCATATACAAGCCTGGCCCTAAGACTCCTGAGTTGTATGACCTTAGCAAGTTTCTTAGTCTGTTATACCTTAAATTCCTCCTCTGCCAAATGGGAATAGTAACAGTAGTATCTacacctgacttccctggtggctcagacggtaaagcatctgcctacaatgtgggagacccaggttcgatccctgagttgggaagataccctggagaaggcaatgccaccccactccagtactctttgcctggaaaatcccatggatggaggagcctggtaggctacagtccatggggtcgcaaagagtcagacacgactgagcaacttcacttactcactACACCTGACAGGGAAGAAAGCATTAATATATAGTGCTTAGAATAGTTCCTGAGACAGAGTAAACACCACAAAATGTTTGCTGTTACTATTTGctcaaaatgcagattcccacACCCCCATTTCCCTGCCCCCAGCAGACCTTGTATGGGGTCTTCAAAAAAGCATGCTGGTGACTTAAGAATCACATTTTGAAACATATTAGTCTAGATCAACTTACTTTCATTTGGCTCTAGGTATCTTTTAGAGAGCTCTTTTTCAGCTGTAACTGTTATCTAACTACAATAAAACTATATATTCATATTCCTAAAAACCCAATGAACcactatatataatatttgtaaatTGTAGCAATTTTGTAACTTTTCATTATATAATACTGTACTAATTattaatacaaatacaaatatttattaaaagaattttcaaaaaacaaagttttaCTCTTACCTAAAAATAACTTTCATTCAAGTATAATACAATAGTATTGAGAACAACATAACAGAATGTGCTTATTTTTTAACACACTGGTTTAATACTCTGATACAATGATTTGAAAGCCTAGTTCTAGGTATATTTTAGATTGTTTTTAATGCCTATTTCACCTGAGAAAACAACATCACCACCTTATAAAGATATCTAAATGCAAGTAAAACTGAATGGATAACTGTATTTAACACCCACTCTTCGGTCCCAACTACCaattacaaaaaaagaacttTGTTATCATTTCCATTATCTTGATATTCCTTCAATTAAGGTGCTGCTGTTTCAAATTTCAACAAATGGGCTCAAAAGTCACCAGAACTCCTCATTTAGAAGAGTTTTAAAAACAGTTTGAAAGTTTCTATCatcaaatttgtttttaatttaggaataaagaaaggagaaaaggaag
Coding sequences:
- the PPM1B gene encoding protein phosphatase 1B isoform X1; this translates as MGAFLDKPKTEKHNAHGAGNGLRYGLSSMQGWRVEMEDAHTAVVGIPHGLEDWSFFAVYDGHAGSRVANYCSTHLLEHITNNEDFRAAGKSGSALEPSVENVKNGIRTGFLKIDEYMRNFSDLRNGMDRSGSTAVGVMISPKHIYFINCGDSRAVLYRSGQVCFSTQDHKPCNPREKERIQNAGGSVMIQRVNGSLAVSRALGDYDYKCVDGKGPTEQLVSPEPEVYEILRAEEDEFIILACDGIWDVMSNEELCEFVKSRLEVSDDLENVCNWVVDTCLHKGSRDNMSIVLVCFSNAPKVSDEAMRKDSELDKYLESRVEEIMEKSGEEGMPDLAHVMRILSAENIPNLPPGGGLAGKRHVIEAVYSRLNPHRESDGASDEAEESGSQGKLVEALRQMRINHRGNYRQLLEEMLTSYRLAKVEGEENPAEQAATAASSNSDAGNTVTMQESHTESKSDLAELDSCPEDAGTKMSGEKL
- the PPM1B gene encoding protein phosphatase 1B isoform X2, which gives rise to MGAFLDKPKTEKHNAHGAGNGLRYGLSSMQGWRVEMEDAHTAVVGIPHGLEDWSFFAVYDGHAGSRVANYCSTHLLEHITNNEDFRAAGKSGSALEPSVENVKNGIRTGFLKIDEYMRNFSDLRNGMDRSGSTAVGVMISPKHIYFINCGDSRAVLYRSGQVCFSTQDHKPCNPREKERIQNAGGSVMIQRVNGSLAVSRALGDYDYKCVDGKGPTEQLVSPEPEVYEILRAEEDEFIILACDGIWDVMSNEELCEFVKSRLEVSDDLENVCNWVVDTCLHKGSRDNMSIVLVCFSNAPKVSDEAMRKDSELDKYLESRVEEIMEKSGEEGMPDLAHVMRILSAENIPNLPPGGGLAGKRHVIEAVYSRLNPHRESDGGAGDLEDPW